AGGTCCCGAAAGCGGAGCTACTCTAGGGACCGACTCGAGCGGTGCCGCAGACTTCCATCTAGGCGCAAACTTAGCTCAAGGTCCCTGAGCCCAGATCGTAGAAGTCGTTCCCGTTATGTGCGAAATAGTCCTTTAGGTAGAGAGTCAAGGGATGCGTCTCCCTGTCTTGGGAGCCGTCACAGATCACGAATATCCCCAAACGTTGGATGGAGGCGTGCCTCGAGGAATTCGCCAGTACACCACTCTCGGTATCGGTCAAGAAGTAACTGTAGGCCAACCAATACTGCGGTACAACATCAAATAGAAACCAGGTCTTACCTGTGCGATCGATCGAGGAGCAGGTCCCGGTCGGCAAGGAAAACCCTCCGAAAGTGTTCCAGAAGCAAATCCAAATCTGCAAGAATCACGCAGCAGGAGCTTTCAAAAAGCTTATCTAACTCGCGATCAAAGAGTAAAAACAGGCCATCGAAGACCGTGGCTTGCCAACATTCAAGAATCCGATCCAACAGTCCCCAGAATCGCTCGAAGAGTAGCTCTCAGCCTGCACCCACCCAACAGCTGAATACATTTGAAAATAGTCCCAGGGTGCCAGGCATAGTTACTAGGATAGTCGACGAGAGACAATCACTTGACCAACCATTTGAAGCCTTCTCACCGCCTTTGCCCGCAATATCACCGCGCCCCATTTCTCCAATGGTTACACTTCACGACAACCGACCTAACTGGCCAAAGAAGGTGCTCCAGTACCTCCTTCCCACCCCAAATGTTCCACAAATTGTCTTCACGCAGACGCACTACACCCAAACTGAGTACAGTTCGCATGCGGGCAACTTTCCCAGTTCCTACGGACAGCCTTTTCCGGAGCTGGGGCCGTACGATCTGCGCCACCGCTTGTCCACGACGCGTTCACTTTATTACGTGGGGCCCAACGATCTGCGGCACAGTATCGGAGAAATCTACTCGCCCCAAACCGCTCTCAATGGCTACACCGAGTGGCCCACGGGGGTAACTGAGCAGTACGACCACAGTAGTTACTTCTGAAAGGCTCCTCCATTTGATtaacattaaattttattacgTGCAACACATACGACATAGTTATTTTATTCTTAGATTAAGGAGTTTTCTGGTTGCGTGTGTGCACGTAGCCTCTTTGACGACGGGTCAATCCAGGTCGTAGATTTTGGTCAGGCTGGACGGAAAATATAGAACGTGTAAAGTTCCGTCCGCAACACTTCATCCAAGGATGGGGATCCTTCAGAGGTGTGTCCTCGCCCTTGGGTGCTGAGGCTGATTTCTGATGTGGATCCCTATCCTCCATGGATTCGGCACGCAAGAATGCTAGACGGTCGCTGCTCATACTGAAGTCACTGTCCAACGGTTCCTTCTTGTTCTCGTTTCTACCGAGATCTAAGATGCACCGGTCGAATAGTAAAGAGTAATGTGAATAATCCTGACGCTGGTCTTCCTGATTTGTAGCCATGCTTTGTACAATGTTTTTATAAGACGTTTACGTCCGATTTCAGTAAGCACTGAGCAAGGAATAAAAGATTACAGGTTTCcgataaacaaaaacatgtATTCGGTAAACCTAGCGGAGTTGCATTAAAAGATCGGTGCTTGTACCTTCTAATGGAATACTACCAAGGAATAGTCCCGCAAGACGGAGTATAATAAGTGTTGGAAAAGACACACTACACTACTTCTAGCACGGGATTATGCTAACAAAACGCTTAAAACATTCAATTATAATGTATTGCTGCATTTCATATTAAATGTACGCCctatgtacatacgtatgtacCAAGCTGAGAGTGGTGTCAATATTCAAAGTTAAGGTAAAAACATTCCCAATTTCGTATCTAAGTAcgtattaaaataagtaaagtAAGTCAAACACAATTGATTGTTAGACAACACTCAGCTCTGAAGCAACTGTGCGTCAGTGTTGAGCTGCGAAAAAGCTAGTTGTTACAACAAATATTGGTTTATTTGGTCGTTTAAACAAATTCACTTAATTTCCAAATCAGAATCCTGGATCTGCCGAAGCACCGGAAGCAGGGAAGAGAGTTCCTTGAGCAACAAAGGGTCCTGCACAGTCCCATCGTCAATGCCGCGAACAAGCTGCTCCATTTCGACCAGAAAGCGACAGTCTTCTGCCTGCAGATGGCAACTGGACATACTGTGGCTCTCCAGACTCCACTTGCTGAAGGAGACCCGATCGCACTGAAGGTTTTGGTCGGTTTGCTCCGGACAGCGttgggtggcaaaaaattccTTATTGGATAGCAGACTTTGTTCCTTGTTCCTATTATCTTTACGGTCCTCCGTCAGAGTATCTGGTGTTCCATGCTTGCTGCAGCTGATATGCCTTTGTAGGGCGCCCAAGTGCTGGTAGCTTTTTTTGCAGACGAAGCACACATGTCTCCTCAAAATT
This portion of the Drosophila santomea strain STO CAGO 1482 chromosome 3L, Prin_Dsan_1.1, whole genome shotgun sequence genome encodes:
- the LOC120449376 gene encoding serine/threonine-protein kinase PRP4 homolog — encoded protein: MRRRKGETVISSAVGSDFPSKEKHPRKPLCHKSSTHKDHRRDNGDTKADLQDEGVRSLEANEQDGLPQEVYIKSEPLCEDLWDVLDELGDILDEEHADMSNKRQGNIIDMKQGDIVDKEQGVSIYMDEDELNEEEVDVPPAPSISLTDDSSLFTRRSRREADVFPFSFNGSLYESGEILSSKEGRSAGKKPVCNNILPEIALVLSQKSPEQSSKRCIINAFLERRFSSENRINRRSTRSPFNEKSASQSKSVSSSRTPGHRKRRNSRSPIVPKQSLSPPIHRRRTSQSRDHNRSRKRSYSRDRLERCRRLPSRRKLSSRSLSPDRRSRSRYVRNSPLGRESRDASPCLGSRHRSRISPNVGWRRASRNSPVHHSRYRSRSNCRPTNTAVQHQIETRSYLCDRSRSRSRSARKTLRKCSRSKSKSARITQQELSKSLSNSRSKSKNRPSKTVACQHSRIRSNSPQNRSKSSSQPAPTQQLNTFENSPRVPGIVTRIVDERQSLDQPFEAFSPPLPAISPRPISPMVTLHDNRPNWPKKVLQYLLPTPNVPQIVFTQTHYTQTEYSSHAGNFPSSYGQPFPELGPYDLRHRLSTTRSLYYVGPNDLRHSIGEIYSPQTALNGYTEWPTGVTEQYDHSSYF